In one window of Hevea brasiliensis isolate MT/VB/25A 57/8 chromosome 10, ASM3005281v1, whole genome shotgun sequence DNA:
- the LOC131169339 gene encoding glycine-rich cell wall structural protein 1-like has product MGASPKWASFLLLFLCVVFHLGAITLADQRVDETRFRNDDNYCGWGRRCGGRYGRGRGGGLGGGGGFGGGGGFGGGGGGGVGGGSGHGGGFGAGGGVGGGAGGGIGGGGGGGGGGGGGGGGGLGGGSGHGGGFGAGGGVGGGVGGGAGGGGGGGGGGGGGGGGGLGGGSGHGGGFGAGGGVGGGVGGGAGGGGGGGSGGGGGLGGGSGHGGGFGAGGGAGGGGGRGNGGGGVGGGGGFGIGIGIGVGVGAGAGAGQGSGSGSGGGNGGGK; this is encoded by the coding sequence ATGGGTGCCTCTCCAAAATGGGCTTCTTTTCTGCTGCTTTTCTTATGTGTTGTTTTTCATTTGGGTGCAATCACCCTTGCCGATCAAAGAGTTGATGAAACTAGGTTTCGCAATGATGATAACTACTGTGGATGGGGCCGACGATGTGGCGGTCGCTATGGTCGTGGACGTGGAGGTGGACTAGGAGGTGGAGGTGGAtttggtggaggtggtggctttggtggtggtggtggaggtggTGTTGGGGGTGGATCGGGTCATGGAGGAGGCTTTGGAGCTGGAGGAGGAGTAGGTGGTGGAGCTGGAGGAGGAATTGGTGGTGGtggaggaggaggtggaggtggagggggAGGCGGTGGAGGTGGTCTAGGTGGTGGCTCAGGTCACGGAGGAGGCTTTGGAGCAGGAGGTGGTGTAGGTGGTGGAGTTGGAGGTGGcgctggaggtggtggtggtggaggaggaggaggtggtggaGGTGGCGGTGGCGGTCTTGGTGGCGGCTCAGGTCATGGTGGAGGCTTTGGAGCTGGAGGTGGTGTAGGTGGTGGTGTTGGAGGTGGGGCTGGAGGTGGTGGTGGAGGAGGAAGTGGTGGTGGAGGTGGTCTTGGTGGTGGTTCAGGTCATGGTGGAGGCTTTGGAGCTGGAGGGGGAGCCGGAGGTGGTGGAGGGAGAGgaaatggtggtggtggtgttggaggtggtggaggattTGGAATTGGCATTGGCATAGGAGTTGGAGTCGGAGCTGGAGCTGGTGCTGGTCAAGGATCCGGCAGTGGTTCTGGTGGCGGCAATGGTGGCGGCAAATAA
- the LOC131169340 gene encoding uncharacterized protein LOC131169340 produces MIQQLTSRIDQLAAHNRMLENQIAQQASSSSKTQGKLLSEPENPREHCKIVILRSGKIMGEGKKDEVEEEKNKEDEDKNEYTSNHDEVNEEANKKKEVEKEEEEKYVPPPPYKLPLPYPQRFQKAKLDKRLEDYETVALTEECSALLQNKLPPKLKDLGSLSIPCHIRDTSIDKALCDLGVSVSLMPLSICAKLKVGELKPITIFLQLADRSIKYPVGILENVPLKVGKFFIPVDFVVLKMEEDIHIPIILGRPFLAIAGAIIDVKNGRLTLKVREEELAHKIRLLTGHITFENAKVGRASVGFYVG; encoded by the exons ATGATTCAACAATTAACTTCAAGAATAGATCAGCTTGCTGCTCATAATAGAATGTTGGAAaaccaaatagctcaacaagcaagTTCTTCTAGCAAAACACAAGGAAAACTTCTAAGTGAGCCAGAGAATCCTAGAGAACATTGCAAGATAGTGATCCTAAGGAGTGGGAAAATTATGGGAGAAGGAAAGAAAGATGAGGTAGAAGAGGAAAAGAATAAAGAAGATGAAGACAAGAATGAATATACTTCAAATCATGATGAAGTTAATGAGGAAGCAAACAAGAAGAAGGaagttgaaaaagaagaagaggaaaagtaTGTGCCTCCACCACCATATAAGTTGCCATTGCCATATCCTCAGAGGTTTCAGAAAGCAAAGCTAGATAA GAGACTAGAAGATTATGAAACTGTGGCATTAACAGAGGAGTGTAGTGCTCTCTTGCAGAATAAGCTCCCACCGAAATTGAAGGATCTAGGAAGTTTATCTATTCCTTGTCATATTAGGGATACTAGTATTGATAAAGCATTGTGTGATCTTGGAGTTAGTGTTAGTTTGATGCCACTCTCCATTTGTGCAAAGTTGAAGGTTGGAGAATTGAAGCCAATAACAATTTTTTTGCAATTGGCTGATAGATCTATCAAATATCCAGTAGGAATTTTGGAGAATGTACCCttaaaagttggaaaatttttcattcCTGTGGATTTTGTGGTTCTTAAAATGGAAGAGGATATTCACATACCTATCATTTTAGGAAGGCCTTTTTTAGCCATAGCAGGGGCTATAATTGATGTGAAGAATGGTAGATTGACATTAAAAGTTAGAGAAGAGGAG ttagctCACAAAATCCGACTTCTtacag gtcATATCACATTTGAAAATGCAAAGGTAGGTCGTGCTTCAGTTGGCTTCTACGTCGGCTAA